The following coding sequences are from one Virgibacillus necropolis window:
- a CDS encoding nuclease-related domain-containing protein, whose protein sequence is MKKGYEGEVLFDELTEKLQCECLILNDLLLEVNNTYFQIDSLIIMQRKFHLYEVKNYEGDFYYESDKLYKKPKMEVINPLHQLSRCESLLRQLLHSHGFNPQIVASVVFINPQFTLYQAPIDKPIIFPTQLIQHMENVNEITSKLTEKHKKVADQLLSLNITDSPHKKIPPYYYDKLQKGVTCPQCHSFAITVAKRICICNDCGSKESVTNAVLRTVNEFQILFPNEKITTNIIHDWCQVVQSIQRIRKILVSNFKIVGAHQWAYYI, encoded by the coding sequence CTGAAAAAGGGCTATGAAGGAGAGGTTCTATTTGATGAATTAACAGAAAAACTTCAATGTGAATGTCTCATATTAAATGATTTGTTACTAGAAGTAAATAATACTTACTTCCAAATTGATTCCCTCATTATTATGCAGAGAAAATTTCACCTTTATGAAGTAAAAAACTATGAAGGTGACTTTTATTACGAATCTGATAAGCTGTACAAGAAACCTAAAATGGAAGTTATTAATCCACTGCACCAATTAAGCAGATGCGAATCCTTACTACGTCAATTACTCCACAGTCATGGATTCAACCCTCAAATTGTTGCTTCGGTTGTTTTTATTAACCCCCAATTCACCTTATACCAAGCCCCTATAGATAAACCAATTATTTTTCCAACCCAATTAATTCAGCACATGGAAAACGTAAATGAAATAACTTCAAAATTAACGGAAAAACATAAAAAAGTCGCGGATCAATTATTATCGTTGAATATCACCGATTCACCACATAAAAAAATACCTCCCTATTATTATGACAAGCTGCAAAAGGGGGTTACCTGTCCACAATGCCATTCATTTGCAATAACTGTTGCAAAAAGAATATGTATTTGTAACGATTGCGGGTCTAAAGAATCGGTTACAAACGCTGTATTAAGAACTGTTAATGAATTTCAGATCCTATTCCCTAACGAAAAAATTACGACCAACATCATTCATGATTGGTGCCAAGTAGTACAGTCCATACAAAGGATTAGAAAGATTCTAGTCAGTAATTTTAAAATTGTAGGTGCTCATCAGTGGGCATACTATATATAA
- the trpS gene encoding tryptophan--tRNA ligase, producing the protein MKTIFSGIQPSGTLTIGNYIGAMKHFVQLQHEHNCYFCIVDEHAITVPQDRLELRNNIRSLAALYLAAGIDYEKATLFIQSEVPAHTQLGWILQSISYTGELERMTQFKDKSKGKETVSAALLTYPPLMAADILLYNTDIVPVGDDQKQHLELSRNLAQRFNNRFNDIFTVPDISTPEVGARIMSLQEPTKKMSKSDENEKSFISMLDEPKKIEKKIKSAVTDSEGIVKFDKENKPGISNLMTILASCTDKSIKEIEAEFKGKGYGDFKAAVAKAVIDVLAPIQERYHELLNSEKLDDILDNGADRAASVANKTLAKAKKAVGLGRVRKK; encoded by the coding sequence ATGAAAACAATATTTTCGGGTATTCAACCGAGCGGTACATTAACAATCGGAAATTACATTGGGGCAATGAAGCATTTTGTTCAATTGCAACATGAGCACAATTGCTATTTCTGTATTGTTGATGAACATGCAATCACAGTGCCTCAAGATCGACTAGAGCTACGCAACAATATTCGGTCTCTTGCCGCATTATATCTTGCTGCGGGCATTGACTACGAGAAAGCGACCTTGTTCATCCAATCCGAGGTGCCCGCACACACGCAGTTAGGTTGGATCTTACAATCAATCAGCTACACCGGAGAGCTTGAGAGAATGACGCAATTTAAGGATAAATCAAAGGGCAAAGAAACTGTATCGGCTGCACTCTTAACCTATCCCCCATTAATGGCAGCGGATATTTTACTATACAATACCGATATTGTACCTGTTGGGGACGATCAAAAACAACATCTTGAACTTTCTAGAAACCTGGCTCAACGTTTTAATAACCGATTTAATGACATTTTTACTGTTCCAGATATTAGTACACCTGAAGTTGGAGCGCGTATTATGTCGTTACAAGAGCCAACAAAGAAAATGAGTAAATCAGATGAAAATGAAAAGTCATTCATTTCGATGCTTGATGAACCAAAGAAAATTGAGAAAAAAATTAAAAGTGCTGTTACAGATTCAGAAGGTATAGTAAAATTCGACAAAGAAAATAAACCAGGTATCTCGAACCTGATGACCATACTTGCTAGTTGTACGGATAAATCAATCAAGGAAATAGAAGCAGAATTTAAGGGTAAGGGTTATGGTGATTTTAAAGCAGCTGTTGCTAAGGCAGTCATTGATGTATTAGCTCCAATACAGGAACGCTACCATGAACTCCTTAATTCAGAAAAACTAGATGACATATTGGATAATGGTGCAGACCGTGCAGCAAGTGTCGCAAATAAAACCTTAGCAAAAGCTAAGAAGGCTGTTGGTCTCGGTCGCGTAAGGAAAAAGTAA
- a CDS encoding YjbA family protein, translated as MLYLHDVWVNWFEGEENGYSVCFFHEWRKEDGIELLDQVPLLYINTDLFRYIENNMHDLPKALLDLICKRAYIRKGQERIVLDYACVVTDGNDIIAFDTVGYEIPIRKSRLIPRQEQQVFDMIAGIKPQNFKLDEKMKEKEYHILSMEPDLIYGLTRRERQLKHLLMMALDQLQTTNNHEELRYWLTEWDPKKYGYIRFMDPRKVWQVLYDGVKQGWSTEHENLCRKLIKGQPFLERLWELEQVQEGKPSKQN; from the coding sequence ATGTTATATTTACATGATGTTTGGGTTAACTGGTTCGAAGGCGAAGAGAATGGTTACAGTGTTTGTTTTTTCCATGAATGGCGTAAAGAGGACGGAATTGAATTGTTAGACCAAGTGCCATTACTATACATAAATACAGATCTATTCAGGTACATTGAGAATAATATGCATGACCTCCCGAAAGCTTTACTAGACCTTATATGTAAACGTGCGTATATTCGAAAAGGACAAGAACGTATCGTGTTAGATTATGCATGTGTCGTAACAGATGGAAATGATATCATTGCTTTTGATACAGTCGGCTATGAAATCCCAATTCGAAAAAGTAGATTAATCCCAAGACAGGAACAACAAGTATTTGACATGATTGCAGGTATAAAGCCACAAAACTTTAAGTTAGATGAAAAAATGAAAGAAAAAGAGTATCACATTCTTTCTATGGAACCAGATTTAATTTATGGATTGACTCGAAGAGAACGCCAGCTAAAGCATTTGTTAATGATGGCACTTGATCAATTACAGACCACCAATAACCATGAAGAGTTACGCTATTGGCTGACAGAATGGGACCCAAAAAAATACGGGTATATTCGTTTTATGGATCCAAGAAAAGTATGGCAGGTTCTCTATGACGGTGTGAAACAAGGCTGGAGCACAGAACATGAGAATTTATGCAGAAAGTTAATCAAAGGTCAGCCATTTCTCGAAAGATTATGGGAACTTGAACAAGTACAAGAAGGAAAACCATCAAAACAGAATTAG
- the fabF gene encoding beta-ketoacyl-ACP synthase II, which produces MEERRVVITGLGAISPVGNDVSSMWNSIVEGKSGIDTVTRVNKDDFPAKVAGELKDYDPTLYMDKKDARKMDRFTQYAVAASRMAVEDAKLEITDSIAERVGVWIGSGIGGMDTYEEQHNKFLERGYKRVSPFFVPMLIPDMAAGQVSIQLGAKGINSCTVTACASGANSIGDAFMVIQRGGADYMITGGTEAPITNMAFAGFSSMKALSSNPDPKTASRPFDKNRDGFVMGEGAGILILESLESALERGAHIYGEIVGYGSTGDAHHITAPAPAGDGAARAMQQAINDAGMEPTDVDYINAHGTSTDLNDKFETMAIKDVFGNHATKLAISSTKSMTGHLLGAAGGIESVIAVKSITDDIIPPTINYETPDEECDLDYVPNEARRQKVNVVMSNSLGFGGHNASLIFKKYE; this is translated from the coding sequence ATGGAAGAAAGAAGAGTAGTAATAACCGGATTAGGTGCTATTAGCCCAGTTGGTAATGATGTATCTAGCATGTGGAATAGTATTGTAGAAGGTAAATCAGGTATTGATACAGTTACTAGAGTAAATAAGGATGACTTCCCAGCCAAAGTAGCAGGGGAACTAAAAGACTATGATCCAACTTTATATATGGATAAAAAAGATGCACGTAAAATGGATCGGTTCACGCAATATGCAGTTGCAGCATCGCGAATGGCTGTTGAAGATGCAAAACTTGAAATAACCGATTCGATTGCCGAACGAGTAGGAGTATGGATTGGTTCAGGTATTGGTGGAATGGATACCTACGAAGAACAGCATAATAAATTTTTGGAACGCGGCTATAAGCGTGTAAGTCCATTTTTTGTTCCTATGTTAATCCCTGACATGGCTGCTGGTCAAGTTTCGATTCAATTGGGTGCAAAAGGAATTAATTCTTGTACGGTAACGGCATGTGCATCAGGGGCAAACTCGATTGGTGACGCGTTCATGGTTATTCAGCGTGGTGGCGCTGACTACATGATTACGGGCGGTACAGAAGCGCCAATTACGAATATGGCGTTTGCAGGATTTTCTTCCATGAAAGCATTATCATCAAATCCAGATCCTAAAACAGCAAGCCGTCCATTTGACAAAAACCGTGATGGATTTGTCATGGGTGAAGGAGCTGGAATATTAATTCTTGAATCTTTAGAATCTGCATTAGAACGCGGTGCACATATATACGGCGAAATTGTTGGGTATGGTTCTACTGGGGACGCCCATCATATCACTGCACCAGCACCAGCCGGTGACGGAGCAGCACGTGCGATGCAACAAGCAATTAATGATGCTGGTATGGAGCCGACAGATGTAGATTATATTAATGCTCATGGTACGAGTACAGATTTAAACGATAAGTTTGAAACGATGGCAATTAAAGATGTGTTTGGAAATCACGCAACTAAGCTTGCTATCTCATCAACAAAATCAATGACAGGCCATCTACTAGGAGCAGCAGGGGGAATAGAATCTGTAATAGCCGTTAAATCAATTACAGATGACATAATCCCACCAACAATAAACTATGAAACACCCGATGAAGAATGTGACTTGGATTATGTTCCAAATGAAGCAAGAAGACAAAAAGTAAATGTTGTAATGAGTAATTCACTTGGATTTGGCGGCCACAATGCATCATTAATCTTTAAAAAATACGAATAG
- a CDS encoding beta-ketoacyl-ACP synthase III: protein MNVGILGTGHYVPTNVVTNKDMEKIVDTSDEWIRTRTGIEERRIAGDDIDTSDMAFFAAQQAIEEANINPEEIDLIVVATVTPDSPFPSVANLLQDRLGVGTAASMDIGAACSGFMYGLITAKQFLETKTYKNALVVGVEKLSKITNWEDRNTCVLFGDGAGAAIIGEVSEGKGILSFELGSDGSGGKHLYQDENDHLVMNGREVFKFAVRQMPESSINVIEKIGYTKEDVDYLIPHQANIRIMNAARERLGISEDKMATSIKKYGNTSSASIPIALSEEVKAGKIKDDDLIVMVGFGGGLTWGAVALRFGK from the coding sequence ATGAATGTTGGCATATTAGGTACAGGTCATTATGTTCCAACTAATGTTGTTACAAATAAAGATATGGAAAAGATAGTCGATACAAGTGATGAATGGATTAGAACGAGAACAGGAATTGAAGAAAGACGTATTGCCGGAGACGATATAGATACTTCTGATATGGCTTTTTTTGCGGCACAACAAGCTATTGAAGAAGCAAATATTAATCCTGAGGAAATCGATTTAATAGTAGTAGCAACTGTGACGCCAGATTCCCCTTTTCCTTCTGTAGCGAATCTTTTGCAGGATAGGCTAGGTGTAGGAACTGCCGCTTCAATGGATATTGGTGCAGCTTGTTCTGGTTTTATGTATGGATTAATAACTGCAAAACAATTTCTTGAAACAAAAACATACAAAAATGCACTGGTTGTTGGTGTAGAGAAGTTATCCAAAATTACCAATTGGGAAGACAGGAATACATGTGTCCTATTTGGTGATGGGGCAGGAGCAGCAATTATCGGAGAGGTTTCAGAAGGCAAGGGGATTTTATCGTTTGAACTCGGATCTGACGGATCTGGTGGAAAACATTTATATCAAGATGAAAATGATCACCTTGTTATGAATGGTCGTGAAGTATTCAAGTTTGCTGTAAGGCAAATGCCAGAATCGTCTATAAATGTGATAGAGAAAATAGGTTATACTAAAGAGGACGTTGATTACTTGATTCCGCATCAGGCCAACATTCGTATTATGAATGCTGCCCGTGAACGGTTAGGTATCTCAGAGGATAAAATGGCAACTTCAATAAAAAAATATGGTAATACATCTTCAGCTTCAATACCAATTGCGTTATCAGAAGAAGTTAAAGCTGGTAAGATAAAAGATGATGATTTAATCGTAATGGTTGGATTCGGTGGCGGTCTAACATGGGGTGCAGTTGCATTACGCTTTGGAAAATAA
- a CDS encoding BMP family ABC transporter substrate-binding protein, producing MLKKLYAIIFLISIFLVLSGCNEYIDTGQIQNVGMLTEGTIDDQVWGQKGYEGLQAIEKKYDVNVYYKEGIKTQQEVTESVDELVSNGVNLIFGHSNIYGKYFVNISKSYPDVQFIYFNGGYHAKNVTSLNFNSHAMGFFGGMVAGKMTETDQIGIVAAYEWQPEIEGFYEGAKYENPEVKVHIDYVKDWADKDTAISMYKRMKEQNVDVFYPTGDSYSIDVIKQARKDGLYAIGYVSDQSYIDEETVLTSTVQQVDKLYTLAAKKFNKDELDGGILVFDFQDDVISLGTFSPVVPEDYQDKIEEIIKKYKKTALLPNE from the coding sequence ATGTTGAAGAAATTATACGCCATAATCTTTCTTATATCAATCTTTCTAGTACTTTCAGGGTGTAACGAGTACATCGACACTGGACAAATTCAAAATGTAGGCATGTTGACAGAAGGCACGATTGATGATCAGGTTTGGGGACAAAAGGGCTATGAAGGCTTGCAGGCAATAGAGAAAAAATATGATGTCAATGTTTATTATAAAGAGGGTATTAAGACCCAGCAAGAAGTTACAGAATCTGTAGATGAATTAGTAAGTAATGGCGTTAATTTAATTTTTGGACATAGTAACATTTATGGTAAATATTTTGTAAACATTTCCAAGTCCTATCCTGATGTACAGTTCATCTATTTTAATGGTGGTTATCATGCTAAAAATGTTACAAGTTTAAATTTCAATTCTCATGCTATGGGTTTCTTCGGCGGTATGGTAGCTGGAAAAATGACCGAAACAGATCAGATTGGAATTGTTGCAGCATATGAATGGCAACCCGAAATAGAGGGCTTCTATGAAGGTGCAAAATATGAGAACCCTGAGGTTAAGGTACATATAGATTATGTAAAGGATTGGGCGGACAAGGATACCGCAATTAGTATGTATAAAAGAATGAAAGAGCAGAATGTTGATGTTTTTTACCCAACAGGTGATTCGTACAGTATCGACGTTATTAAACAAGCAAGGAAAGATGGATTATATGCAATCGGATATGTTTCTGATCAATCTTATATTGATGAAGAAACTGTTTTAACTAGTACTGTTCAACAAGTAGACAAGCTCTATACATTAGCTGCAAAAAAATTTAATAAAGACGAACTTGATGGTGGTATTTTGGTTTTTGATTTTCAAGATGATGTAATTTCACTTGGTACATTTAGTCCAGTCGTACCAGAAGACTATCAAGATAAAATAGAAGAAATCATTAAAAAATATAAGAAAACAGCGCTATTGCCGAATGAATAG
- a CDS encoding DUF2929 family protein: protein MRFIWTFIWSLFISGVLSYILTSMGGTTFNLMHTLVLAIIVSVAVFILSEGVLKGDSEA from the coding sequence ATGCGGTTCATCTGGACATTTATTTGGTCGTTATTTATAAGCGGTGTTCTTTCTTATATTTTAACTAGTATGGGTGGAACTACATTTAATCTTATGCACACACTAGTGCTTGCTATTATCGTTTCAGTAGCAGTATTCATTTTGTCTGAAGGAGTACTTAAAGGCGATAGCGAAGCATAA
- a CDS encoding undecaprenyl-diphosphate phosphatase, with protein sequence MTEFWLLIKYLLLGLVQGFTEPIPISSSGHLVILQELFGIEIEGLSFEILVNFGSLIAVLVIYWKDIIRLIRNGLNYMMTKDPDSKGDFQFILYLIIATIPTGILGLLFEDYISSKLSTVAVVGVTLLLTGLALWIIRNIRGRKNDGDLKVKDAIIVGLAQSVALIPGISRSGATIVAAMLVGMKAETALRFSFLLYIPVSLGITMLSIGDILGDENINALAIPYVLAFAASIIATYFSLKWFMNIMAHGNLKYFSFYCFIVGILVILFL encoded by the coding sequence ATTACAGAATTTTGGCTATTGATAAAATACCTACTATTAGGTTTAGTACAAGGATTTACAGAACCAATTCCGATTTCTTCAAGTGGTCATTTAGTAATTTTACAGGAGCTATTTGGAATAGAAATTGAGGGATTATCTTTTGAGATTTTAGTTAACTTCGGTTCATTAATTGCGGTCTTGGTCATTTATTGGAAAGACATTATACGGTTAATTCGAAACGGTTTAAATTATATGATGACAAAGGATCCCGATTCAAAAGGTGATTTTCAATTCATCCTTTATCTAATTATTGCAACGATACCAACTGGAATTCTGGGACTTTTATTTGAGGATTATATTAGTTCGAAGCTAAGCACAGTAGCAGTTGTCGGGGTAACCTTATTACTAACTGGTCTTGCACTTTGGATTATTCGAAACATAAGAGGTAGAAAGAATGATGGGGATCTAAAGGTAAAAGACGCGATAATTGTTGGACTAGCACAATCGGTTGCTTTGATTCCAGGTATTAGCCGCTCTGGAGCTACGATTGTCGCAGCTATGCTTGTTGGAATGAAAGCAGAAACAGCACTACGTTTTTCTTTCTTACTTTACATTCCGGTAAGTCTCGGTATTACCATGTTATCTATTGGTGATATTTTAGGTGATGAAAATATTAATGCTTTAGCTATCCCCTATGTATTGGCATTTGCAGCTTCTATCATTGCCACTTATTTTTCCTTGAAGTGGTTCATGAACATAATGGCACACGGAAACTTAAAGTACTTTTCATTTTACTGTTTTATCGTAGGTATCCTTGTCATTCTTTTTTTATAG
- a CDS encoding YrhK family protein yields MPTIKDEKNFLDIQMGTYEVSFNKKYRFIALMNDFTLGLEFLIGSVLFLFESTQTAGTILFIIGSAQLVARPIIKIMHAFFFSRISNKTMDKKISSED; encoded by the coding sequence ATGCCAACTATTAAAGATGAAAAGAATTTCCTTGATATACAGATGGGGACATACGAGGTCTCCTTCAATAAAAAATATCGGTTCATTGCGTTGATGAATGACTTTACTCTAGGATTAGAATTTTTAATCGGAAGTGTGTTATTTTTATTTGAATCAACCCAAACGGCTGGTACCATTCTGTTTATCATCGGAAGTGCACAATTAGTTGCACGACCGATCATAAAAATTATGCACGCCTTTTTCTTTTCTCGAATTTCTAATAAAACAATGGATAAAAAAATTTCTAGCGAAGATTAA
- the moaD gene encoding molybdopterin converting factor subunit 1 — MIDVLFFAELQEAVGKGKITIEADGITVKSLKTNFLSDYNLENIDHAMTAVNEEYAEEETIIKSGDTVAFIPPVSGG; from the coding sequence ATGATTGATGTGTTGTTTTTTGCGGAGTTACAAGAAGCGGTAGGTAAGGGAAAAATAACGATCGAGGCGGATGGGATCACAGTGAAGAGTTTGAAAACAAATTTTTTAAGCGACTATAATTTAGAAAACATCGACCATGCAATGACTGCGGTCAATGAAGAATATGCAGAAGAAGAAACCATCATTAAAAGTGGAGATACTGTTGCTTTTATTCCACCAGTTAGTGGGGGGTAA
- a CDS encoding molybdenum cofactor biosynthesis protein MoaE, translating into MDKQFWITDQIIDVNECISKVTRAEAGAINTFIGTVREFTKGKRTVYLEYQAYASMAEKKLAQIGEEIASKWENTETSIAHRIGRLEISDIAVVIAVSTPHRNDAFEASRYAIERIKEIVPIWKKEHWENGTLWIGDQKENISYEKSMPKKEDMQND; encoded by the coding sequence ATGGACAAACAGTTTTGGATTACTGACCAAATAATCGATGTGAATGAATGTATATCAAAGGTAACCCGTGCTGAAGCAGGTGCTATCAATACGTTCATCGGTACAGTACGTGAGTTTACAAAAGGAAAACGTACAGTATATTTAGAATATCAGGCCTATGCTTCAATGGCAGAAAAAAAACTAGCCCAAATTGGTGAGGAAATCGCAAGCAAATGGGAAAATACCGAGACATCGATCGCTCACAGGATTGGTCGCTTAGAAATATCAGATATCGCGGTAGTAATTGCTGTTTCAACTCCCCATCGAAATGATGCATTTGAAGCAAGCAGATATGCGATCGAACGAATTAAAGAAATTGTTCCTATTTGGAAAAAGGAACATTGGGAAAACGGTACTCTTTGGATTGGTGACCAAAAAGAAAACATCTCGTATGAAAAAAGCATGCCGAAAAAGGAGGATATGCAGAATGATTGA
- the mobB gene encoding molybdopterin-guanine dinucleotide biosynthesis protein B: MLNIVQVVGYKNSGKTTLMKQLIQYFSETKVKVGTLKHHGHGGDVNLPKGTDSASQFEAGSLISGVQGESITQLTFHNLEIDELIKMYTMLPIDLLLVEGYKRADYPKIVLVKNREDLSLLDELSNIIAVGTLDSALMIDIGYPTFDLNNLDQNITKLASYITDK, from the coding sequence ATGCTAAATATTGTTCAAGTCGTGGGCTATAAAAATTCAGGTAAAACAACGCTTATGAAGCAACTAATTCAATATTTTTCAGAAACAAAGGTAAAGGTTGGAACGTTGAAACATCATGGGCATGGTGGGGATGTTAATTTACCTAAAGGTACAGACAGTGCGTCACAATTTGAAGCAGGCTCATTAATTAGTGGGGTGCAAGGAGAGTCAATAACCCAGCTTACGTTTCATAATCTCGAAATTGATGAGCTAATCAAAATGTACACAATGCTTCCAATTGATTTATTGCTTGTAGAAGGCTACAAACGAGCGGATTACCCGAAGATTGTATTAGTGAAAAATCGCGAAGACCTATCGCTTTTAGATGAACTTTCCAATATAATTGCGGTAGGAACTTTAGATAGTGCACTTATGATTGATATAGGTTACCCAACTTTTGATCTAAATAATTTAGATCAAAATATCACCAAATTAGCATCATACATAACAGACAAGTGA
- a CDS encoding metal-sulfur cluster assembly factor codes for MEEALKDNMIGALENVIDPELGIDIVNLGLIYNVDMDDNGLCTVQMTLTSMGCPLAAHIEQDIRHALEDIPEIKELNVEIVWDPPWGKDKMSRYAKIALGIPD; via the coding sequence ATGGAAGAAGCTTTAAAAGACAATATGATTGGTGCACTTGAAAACGTAATTGACCCTGAGCTTGGAATTGACATCGTGAATCTTGGCTTAATATATAATGTAGATATGGACGATAACGGTCTATGCACTGTTCAGATGACACTAACATCAATGGGTTGTCCACTTGCTGCACATATCGAACAGGATATACGTCATGCGCTTGAGGACATTCCAGAAATAAAAGAACTCAATGTTGAGATTGTCTGGGATCCACCATGGGGCAAAGATAAAATGTCTCGTTATGCAAAAATTGCACTTGGAATTCCTGATTGA
- the yjfP gene encoding esterase, which yields MIGVSNRKFNNIPALVIVEASKENQALPVVLYHHGFTSAKEHNLPLAYLLAEKGFRVVLPDSEYHGERELDTPAKKKQISFWDIVMQNVHETKEIYESLQQEKLILDDRFGIAGTSMGGITTSAALTQYPWIKVACVLMGSPKITTYAKTLVSSFKKMGDLPVTDEMINYLFESLKQYDLSEQVDKLNNRPLFFWHGEDDAVVPFDHSFTFYEKARELYQNKDDIQFLNQPNQGHKVSRTAILKTVEWFDHYL from the coding sequence ATGATTGGGGTCAGTAATAGAAAATTTAACAATATTCCAGCATTAGTTATAGTAGAAGCAAGTAAAGAAAATCAGGCATTACCTGTTGTTTTATACCATCACGGCTTTACAAGTGCAAAAGAACATAATTTACCACTAGCATATTTGTTGGCAGAAAAAGGGTTTCGTGTTGTATTACCGGATAGTGAATATCATGGTGAGCGTGAACTTGATACGCCAGCAAAGAAAAAACAAATTTCGTTTTGGGATATCGTCATGCAAAATGTTCATGAAACAAAGGAAATTTATGAAAGCTTACAACAAGAGAAATTGATATTAGATGATCGCTTTGGGATTGCTGGAACTAGCATGGGAGGAATAACAACATCAGCAGCGCTAACACAATATCCATGGATTAAGGTAGCTTGCGTCCTGATGGGTTCACCAAAAATTACAACCTATGCAAAAACCCTAGTAAGCAGTTTTAAAAAGATGGGGGATTTACCTGTTACCGATGAAATGATCAATTATTTATTTGAATCGCTAAAACAATACGATTTGTCGGAGCAAGTGGATAAATTGAATAACAGACCATTGTTTTTCTGGCATGGCGAAGATGACGCTGTTGTACCATTCGATCATTCATTTACATTTTATGAAAAAGCGCGTGAACTTTATCAAAATAAAGATGACATTCAATTTTTAAATCAACCTAATCAAGGCCACAAAGTAAGTAGAACCGCTATTTTAAAAACAGTAGAATGGTTTGATCATTATTTATAA
- a CDS encoding Cof-type HAD-IIB family hydrolase yields the protein METKRHLIALDLDGTLLTDKKEISERTKKTVHKAIEAGHVVVIATGRPHRASINYYHNLGLDTPMVNFNGALIHHPTDDKWDALHNPMPIRTAHKIIDACYELNVHNILAEVKDEVFLDQYSEKIIDIFQSTQNDPPFTIGSLKNELKEDPTSLLIHPKEENIKEIRAHLDDFHAELIEHRKWGAPWNIIEIVKKGMNKAVGLQKLSHYYDIPEERIIAFGDEDNDLEMIDYAGVGVAMGNAIEELKAVAKHVTESNEEDGIGIFLESYLKL from the coding sequence ATGGAAACTAAACGGCATTTAATAGCATTAGACCTAGATGGAACGCTATTAACGGACAAAAAGGAAATAAGTGAACGAACAAAGAAAACAGTTCACAAAGCGATAGAGGCTGGACATGTTGTTGTAATTGCGACCGGGCGACCACACCGCGCAAGTATTAATTACTATCATAACTTAGGTTTAGATACACCAATGGTAAACTTTAACGGCGCGTTAATCCATCATCCAACAGATGATAAGTGGGATGCACTACATAACCCTATGCCTATTCGTACCGCACATAAAATTATTGATGCTTGTTACGAGCTTAATGTACACAACATCTTAGCTGAAGTAAAAGATGAAGTATTCCTTGATCAGTACAGTGAAAAAATCATCGACATCTTTCAATCAACACAAAATGACCCGCCATTTACCATTGGCAGTCTGAAAAATGAATTAAAGGAAGACCCAACATCATTACTTATCCATCCAAAAGAAGAAAACATAAAAGAAATTCGTGCCCATCTAGATGATTTTCATGCTGAGTTAATCGAGCATCGTAAATGGGGCGCACCATGGAATATCATTGAAATCGTAAAAAAAGGCATGAACAAAGCTGTTGGGCTGCAAAAGTTGTCTCATTATTATGACATACCCGAAGAACGAATTATTGCATTTGGGGATGAAGATAATGATTTGGAAATGATTGATTATGCTGGAGTTGGTGTAGCGATGGGAAATGCAATTGAGGAATTGAAAGCTGTTGCTAAGCATGTTACAGAATCAAATGAAGAAGATGGTATTGGTATTTTTCTCGAAAGTTATTTAAAATTATAG
- a CDS encoding DUF3813 family protein, which yields MQNNLFQQAKQAVSSLTNMQGTASTQEKQAAHNAIQSAYADCSPEEKQQLQQLEQQLKTKNQSS from the coding sequence ATGCAAAACAATTTATTTCAACAAGCCAAACAAGCCGTCTCAAGCTTAACTAATATGCAAGGTACTGCTAGCACTCAAGAAAAGCAAGCAGCACACAATGCTATTCAATCTGCATATGCTGATTGTTCTCCTGAAGAAAAACAACAGCTGCAACAATTAGAACAGCAGCTTAAGACGAAAAACCAATCAAGCTAA